A region of Lagenorhynchus albirostris chromosome 20, mLagAlb1.1, whole genome shotgun sequence DNA encodes the following proteins:
- the EVPL gene encoding envoplakin isoform X2 — protein MFKGLSKGSQEKGSPKSSLAKGSPKGSPNKHSRAATKELALLISRMQAKANQVERDILETQKRLQQDRQHSEQGQALQHQGEVGCSLKEAEELLKSLFLDVDKARRLKHLQAEEIEKDCMSGWPRSVPSTAPCMRGWCCRQTWGPGSTGHGCWSRSRSRSVRACMGRAWWSWSSRSPSTTSCRRRSRPMGSSCGAPQGRWDAASIQRQYQGLLKAASWRGQSLDSLYTHLQGCTRQLSALAQQQQRILQQDWSDLMADPVGVRREYEHFRQHELLSQEQCVNQLERDGERLVELGHPAVGPIRAHQEALKLEWQNFLNLCICQESQLQHVEDYCRFQEEADSVSQTLAKLNSSLDAQYSPAPGGPPGAPTELLQLEAEEKQLAVAEKAVGDLQLRSQEVAPLPQRRKPPQQSLHVDSICDWDTGEVQLLQGERYTLMDNTDPHTWLVQGPAGETKCAPAACFCIPAPDPEAMARASRLASELQALKQKLTTVQSRLKASAAEPLQPSQKAPTSSAPADPQAQKLLTQMTRLEEDLGQIEKQVLTWIRAPLSHTTPLEDLEGRIQSHKGMAQRLQSLGAEKAAAQQECEAFLSGQPAGPAALHLPVVLSNVKNKYSDVQVLCRLYREKAKAALGLERQIRDADRVIRGFESTLVQEAPIPADPGALQERVSELQRRRRELLEQQACVLGLHRQLKAAERTCGTLHSNFHEFCQDLPRQQRQVRALTDRYHSVGDQLDLREKMVQDAGLTYQRFKNCRDNLNSWLEHLPRNEMRPRDGPSQIAYKLQVQKRLLQEIQGREQDKAMASRLSQQLQAALQDYELQADTYRCSLEPTQAGSAPKRPRVAPLQESIQAQEKNLMKAYAEVAAMHQQQLHQLEFAGKILEKKELSEDIQVTRDSRQGSESPARAQRESEALKSQLEEERKRVAQVQHELEEQRNQLLQLKTQQPLEKLEEKEVVEFSRDPQLESNLSRVKSQVEDEGKKRAGLQADLEAAAQKVMQLENQRKATQPHLLTKEVTQIERDPGLDSQAAQLSSEIQLLRGENSAILAQLEALKTELLALEQKKVSVKEKVVLKEVVKVEKDLEMVKAAQALRLQVQEDAAQRKGAEAAVAGLQARIAELEQAIRAVQPKVIVKEVKRVEQDPGLLQEASRLRSCLEAERRENEALAGELQELRGKHSAEEKQKPRVDLQERVHEIFQVDPETEQEMARLRAQLQETARRRGSVEEAAGRLLSELAVLRAQKPVVEYKQVTQEVVRHERSPEVLREMDHLKAQLNELVNGSGRAQEQLIRLQGERDEWRRERSKVETKTVNKEVVRHEKDPVLEQEAQRLRQELREAAQKRRTTEDTVSELQNKYLLLERRRPEEKVVVQEVVVTRRDPKRREEHSRLSRSLDEEAGRRRQLEREVQQLRAAVQEDEGLLSSWEDCGKKLAVEMELRQLTLRVQELQKRPPAVQEKVIIEEVVQLEKDPDLEKSVEGQRQDLDQEKTQVTELRRECEKLQVQIDVLQKTKPQEKTIYKEVIRVEKDPVLEGERSWVWEMLNRERATRQSREEAARRLREQIERAEALRRTWSQEEAELQEARDQKSQECRQLQEKLRELETQKQQQVLSLQEESKLFGRKAESERQRAAQRGHELSRLETAILREKDQIYEKERTLRDLHTKVSREELSQETQTRETNLSTKISILEPETGKDMSPYEAYKRGIIDRGQYLQLQELECDWEEVTTLGPRGEESVLLDRKSGKQYSIEAALRCRRISKEEYHLYTDGHLPISEFALLVAGETKPCSPLSIGTIISKSPLASPAPQSTRFFSPSFSLRLSEDNFPIAGVYDTTTDNKVTIKIAVAKNMLDPITGQKLLEAQAATGGIVDLLSRERYSVHKAVERGLIENSSLQRLLNAQKGFTGIEDPVTKKRLSVSEAIQKGWMPQESMLPHLRVQHLTGGLIDPKRTGRIPIAQAMLSGMISEELAQLLQDEASYEKDLTDPISKERLSYKEAMGRCRKDPLSGLLLLPASLEGYHCYRSASRTGLRSLH, from the exons ATGTTCAAGGGGCTGAGCAAAGGCTCCCAGGAGAAGGGGTCCCCCAAGTCCTCCCTGGCCAAAGGCTCCCCCAAGGGGTCCCCCAACAAGCACAGCCG AGCTGCCACCAAGGAGCTGGCCCTGCTCATCTCTCGCATGCAGGCCAAAGCCAACCAGGTGGAGAGGGACATCCTGGAGACCCAGAAGAGGCTGCAGCAG GACCGGCAGCACAGTGAGCAGGGCCAGGCCCTGCAGCACCAGGGGGAGGTGGGCTGTAGCCTGAAGGAGGCCGAGGAGCTGCTGAAGAGCCTCTTCCTGGACGTGGACAAGGCCCGGCGGCTCAAGCACCTGCAGGCCGAGGAGATCGAGAAGGA CTGCATGAGCGGGTGGCCCAGGAGTGTTCCGAGTACCGCGCCCTGTATGAGAGGATGGTGTTGCCGCCAGACGTGGGGCCCGGGGTCGACTGGGCACGGGTGCTGGAGCAGAAGCAG AAGCAGGTCTGTGAGGGCCTGTATGGGCCGGGCATGGTGGAGCTGGAGCAGCAGGTCGCCGAGCACAACATCCTGCAGAAGGAGATCGAGGCCTATGGGCAGCAGCTGCGGAGCCCCACAGGGCCGGTGG GACGCGGCCAGCATCCAGAGGCAATACCAGGGTCTCCTG AAGGCAGCCTCGTGGCGAGGGCAGAGCCTAGACAGCCTGTACACACACCTGCAGGGCTGCACGCGCCAGCTGAGCGCCCTggcccagcagcagcagcgcATCCTGCAGCAGGACTGGAGTGACCTCATGGCAGACCCCGTGGGCGTGCGGAGGGAGTACGAG CACTTCAGGCAGCACGAGCTGCTGAGCCAGGAGCAGTGCGTGAACCAGCTGGAGCGTGACGGGGAGCGCCTGGTGGAGCTCGGGCACCCGGCCGTGGGGCCCATCCGG GCCCACCAGGAGGCCCTGAAGTTGGAGTGGCAGAACTTCCTGAACCTGTGCATCTGCCAGGAGAGCCAACTGCAGCACGTGGAGGATTACTGCCGG TTCCAGGAAGAGGCCGACTCTGTCAGCCAGACCCTGGCAAAGCTCAACTCCAGCCTGGACGCCCAGTACAGCCCTGCCCCGGGGGGCCCACCTGGCGCCCCAACAGAGCTGCTGCAGCTGGAG GCAGAGGAGAAACAGCTGGCTGTGGCCGAAAAGGCTGTTGGGGACCTGCAGCTGCGGAGCCAGGAGGTGGCCCCTCTGCCGCAGCGGAGGAAACCACCCCAGCAGTCCCTGCACGTGGACAGCATCTGTGACTGGGACACGGGAGAA GTGCAGCTGCTGCAGGGCGAGCGGTATACGCTGATGGACAACACTGATCCGCACACCTGGCTGGTCCAGGGCCCGGCAGGCGAGACCAAATGTGCCCCAGCCGCCTGCTTCTGCATCCCAGCTCCGGACCCTGAAGCCATGGCCAGGGCCTCCAG GCTGGCCTCGGAGCTGCAGGCCCTGAAGCAGAAACTGACCACAGTCCAGAGCCGCCTGAAGGCCAGTGCTGCGGAGCCCTTACAGCCTAGCCAGAAGG CTCCAACCAGCTCAGCCCCAGCCGACCCACAGGCCCAGAAGCTCCTGACACAGATGACCCGGCTGGAGGAGGACCTGGGGCAGATAGAGAAGCAGGTGCTGACCTGGATCCGGGCCCCGTTGAGCCACACCACACCACTGGAGGACCTGGAGGGCCGCATCCAAAGCCACAAG ggcATGGCCCAGCGGCTGCAGAGCCTGGGAGCAGAGAAGGCGGCAGCCCAGCAGGAGTGTGAGGCGTTTCTGTCAGGGCAGCCTGCGGGCCCCGCCGCCCTGCACCTACCCGTGGTCCTCAGCAACGTCAAGAACAAGTACAGTGACGTGCAGGTTCTCTGCAGACTCTACAGGGAGAA AGCCAAGGCTGCCCTGGGTCTGGAGCGGCAGATCCGGGATGCGGACAGGGTCATCCGAGGCTTCGAGTCCACCCTGGTGCAGGAGGCCCCCATCCCTGCAGACCCAGGCGCGTTGCAGGAGAGGGTCAGCGAGCTGCAG cgCCGGCGGAGGGAGCTGCTGGAGCAGCAGGCCTGCGTGCTGGGGCTGCACCGCCAGCTGAAGGCCGCCGAGCGCACGTGCGGCACGCTGCACAGTAATTTCCATGAGTTCTGCCAAGACCTGCCGCGCCAGCAGCGCCAGGTGCGGGCCCTCACGGACCGCTACCACTCCGTGGGTGACCAGCTGGACCTGCG GGAGAAGATGGTGCAGGACGCTGGCCTCACCTACCAGCGGTTCAAGAACTGCAGGGACAACCTgaactcctggctggagcacctgCCCCGCAACGAGATGCGGCCCAGAGACGGGCCCAGCCAGATTGCCTACAAGCTGCAGGTGCAGAAG AGGCTGCTGCAGGAGATCCAGGGCCGAGAGCAGGACAAGGCCATGGCATCCCGCCTCTCCCAGCAACTGCAGGCGGCCCTCCAG GACTATGAGCTGCAGGCAGACACCTACCGCTGCTCCCTGGAGCCCACCCAGGCGGGGTCAGCCCCCAAGAGACCCCGAGTGGCTCCCCTGCAGGAGAGCATCCAGGCCCAG GAGAAGAACCTGATGAAGGCCTACGCTGAGGTTGCAGCCATGCACCAGCAGCAACTGCACCAGCTGGAGTTCGCCGGAAAGATTCTGGAGAAG AAGGAGCTCAGTGAAGACATCCAGGTGACCCGTGACTCACGGCAGGGGTCTGAGAGCCCAGCCCGAGCCCAGAGGGAGTCAGAGGCCCTGAAGTCCcagctggaggaggagaggaagcggGTGGCCCAGGTGCAGCACGAGCTAGAGGAGCAGAGGAACCAGCTGCTGCAACTGAAGACCCAGCAGCCCTTGGAGAAACTGGAGGAGAAGGAAGTGGTGGAGTTCTCCCGGGACCCCCAGCTGGAGAGCAACCTGTCCAGGGTGAAGTCCCAGGTGGAGGACGAGGGCAAGAAGCGGGCTGGCCTGCAGGCAGATCTGGAGGCGGCGGCCCAGAAGGTCATGCAGCTAGAGAACCAGAGGAAGGCCACGCAGCCTCACCTGCTGACCAAGGAGGTCACCCAGATCGAGAGGGACCCTGGCCTGGACAGCCAGGCGGCCCAGCTCAGCAGCGAGATCCAGCTCCTGCGGGGGGAGAACTCCGCCATCTTGGCCCAACTGGAGGCGCTGAAGACGGAGCTGCTGGCCCTTGAGCAGAAGAAGGTGAGCGTGAAGGAGAAGGTCGTGCTGAAGGAAGTGGTCAAGGTGGAGAAGGACCTGGAAATGGTCAAGGCAGCCCAGGCCCTGAGGCTGCAGGTACAGGAGGACGCGGCGCAGAGGAAGGGGGCGGAGGCAGCCGTGGCCGGGCTGCAGGCTCGCATCGCGGAGCTGGAGCAGGCAATCCGCGCCGTGCAGCCGAAGGTGATCGTGAAGGAGGTGAAGAGGGTGGAGCAGGACCCAGGCCTCCTCCAAGAGGCGTCCAGGCTGAGGAGCTGCCTGGAGGCGGAGAGGCGGGAGAACGAGGCGCTGGCCGGGGAGCTGCAGGAGCTGCGCGGCAAGCACAGCGCGGAGGAGAAGCAGAAGCCCAGGGTGGATCTGCAGGAGCGTGTCCACGAGATCTTCCAGGTGGATCCGGAGACGGAGCAGGAGATGGCGCGGCTCAGGGCCCAGCTGCAGGAGACTGCCCGCAGGAGGGGCAGCGTGGAGGAGGCGGCGGGGCGGCTGCTGTCCGAGCTGGCGGTCCTGCGGGCGCAGAAGCCCGTGGTGGAGTACAAGCAGGTGACGCAGGAGGTGGTGAGGCACGAGAGGAGCCCGGAGGTGCTGCGGGAGATGGACCACCTGAAGGCCCAGCTCAACGAGCTGGTCAACGGCAGCGGGCGGGCCCAGGAGCAGCTCATCCGGCTGCAGGGGGAGCGCGACGAGTGGAGACGGGAGCGCTCCAAGGTGGAGACCAAGACGGTGAACAAGGAGGTGGTGCGCCATGAGAAGGACCCGGTCCTGGAGCAGGAGGCCCAGCGGCTGCGCCAGGAGCTGCGGGAGGCGGCCCAGAAGCGACGGACGACCGAGGACACGGTCTCCGAGCTGCAGAACAAGTACCTGCTGCTGGAGCGGAGGCGGCCCGAGGAGAAGGTGGTGGTGCAGGAGGTGGTGGTCACCCGGAGGGACCCGAAGCGCCGCGAGGAGCACAGCCGGCTGAGCCGGAGCCTCGATGAGGAGGCGGGCCGGCGGCGGCAGCTGGAGCGGGAGGTGCAGCAGCTGCGGGCCGCTGTGCAGGAGGACGAGGGCCTGCTCAGCTCCTGGGAGGACTGCGGCAAGAAGCTGGCCGTGGAGATGGAGCTGCGGCAGCTGACCCTGAGGGTCCAGGAGCTGCAGAAGCGGCCTCCCGCGGTGCAGGAGAAGGTCATCATAGAGGAGGTGGTCCAGCTGGAGAAGGACCCAGACCTGGAGAAGTCTGTGGAAGGCCAGCGGCAGGACCTGGACCAGGAGAAGACCCAGGTGACCGAGTTGCGTCGGGAGTGCGAGAAGCTGCAGGTGCAGATCGACGTGCTCCAGAAAACCAAACCGCAGGAGAAGACCATCTACAAGGAAGTGATCAGAGTGGAGAAAGACCCGGTCCTGGAGGGAGAGCGTTCCTGGGTATGGGAGATGCTCAACAGGGAGCGCGCAACCCGGCAGAGCCGGGAGGAGGCGGCGAGGCGCCTGCGGGAGCAGATAGAGCGGGCAGAGGCGCTGAGGAGGACCTGGTCGCAGGAGGAAGCCGAGCTCCAGGAGGCCCGGGACCAGAAGAGCCAGGAGTGCAGGCAGCTGCAGGAGAAGCTGCGGGAGCTGGAGacgcagaagcagcagcaggtgCTGAGCCTGCAGGAGGAGTCGAAGCTGTTCGGCCGGAAGGCAGAGAGCGAGCGGCAGAGGGCAGCCCAGCGGGGCCACGAGCTCTCGCGGCTCGAGACGGCCATCCTCCGCGAGAAGGACCAGATCTACGAGAAGGAGAGGACCCTCCGGGACCTCCACACCAAGGTGAGCCGGGAGGAGCTCAGCCAGGAGACCCAGACGCGAGAGACCAACCTCTCCACCAAGATCTCCATCTTGGAGCCCGAGACGGGGAAGGACATGTCCCCGTACGAGGCCTACAAGAGGGGCATCATCGACCGAGGCCAGTACCTCCAGCTGCAGGAGCTCGAGTGTGACTGGGAGGAGGTCACCACCTTGGGTCCCCGTGGGGAGGAGTCTGTGCTCCTGGACCGCAAGAGCGGGAAGCAGTACTCCATCGAGGCCGCCCTGCGCTGCCGGCGCATCTCCAAGGAGGAGTACCATCTCTACACGGACGGCCACCTGCCCATCAGCGAGTTCGCCCTGCTCGTGGCCGGGGAGACCAAGCCCTGCTCCCCGCTCTCCATCGGCACCATCATCTCCAAGTCCCCACTGGCCTCCCCGGCCCCCCAGAGCACCAGATTCTtctctcccagcttctctctCAGGCTCAGCGAGGACAACTTCCCCATCGCCGGCGTCTACGACACAACCACGGACAACAAGGTCACCATCAAGATAGCCGTGGCCAAGAACATGCTGGACCCCATTACCGGGCAGAAGCTGCTGGAGGCGCAGGCAGCCACGGGGGGCATCGTGGACCTCCTCAGCCGGGAGCGCTACTCCGTGCACAAGGCTGTGGAGAGGGGACTGATCGAGAACAGCTCCTTGCAGAGGCTGCTCAATGCCCAGAAGGGCTTCACCGGCATCGAGGACCCCGTCACCAAGAAGAGGCTGTCGGTGAGCGAGGCCATTCAGAAGGGCTGGATGCCCCAGGAGAGCATGCTCCCGCACCTGCGGGTGCAGCACCTGACCGGAGGGCTCATCGACCCCAAGAGGACGGGCCGCATCCCCATCGCGCAGGCCATGCTCTCCGGCATGATCAGTGAAGAGCTGGCCCAGCTCCTGCAGGACGAGGCCAGCTACGAGAAGGATTTGACAGACCCCATCTCCAAGGAACGGCTGAGCTACAAGGAGGCCATGGGGCGCTGCCGGAAGGACCCCCTGAGCGGCCTGCTGCTCCTCCCAGCCTCGCTGGAGGGGTACCACTGCTACCGCTCGGCCTCCCGCACTGGCCTGCGCTCCCTGCACTGA